One Lentisphaera araneosa HTCC2155 genomic region harbors:
- a CDS encoding IS701 family transposase, with protein MGFLDNFKAVFKTQTHDSNELASMYTGGLFTSEKGNIERIEESVPAVNYEQLRQFISKSPWCHNQLMTEIALRANRKLKDYSNKSELPIGFYIDESSFVKKGMHSVGVSRQWLGCRGKVDNGQVAVFSSLGCGAYNSLIDCRLFLPECWTEDKERCNRAGIPEDEQEFKTKIELAIESVMEARTQGIVYDFIAVDALYGSSFKFINRLDQLGEVVMGRMRNSIHVYLEEPLFQLPERESNKGRKPTKLRAQTLSVTVKSIAESIKENLWEDIDIRSTTKGILKVQAFQKKVWLHDDESGEVKQWDLIICRDNQTTSLKDYTYTISNTASSKTLQEMIQMDRQRYWIERSFQDNKNEVAMDEYQVRKYRGFYHHMSLCMLATLFLMEERMDCKDTLPLLSCADIRRAMEFLMPKKVTNLEEFCVQMEVRHIKRQKSIDHASRDAIPH; from the coding sequence TTGGGTTTTCTAGATAATTTCAAAGCTGTATTTAAGACACAAACTCATGATTCAAATGAACTTGCGTCTATGTATACAGGAGGTTTATTTACCTCCGAGAAAGGTAATATAGAGCGTATCGAAGAAAGCGTCCCCGCCGTAAATTATGAACAACTTCGTCAATTCATCTCTAAATCACCGTGGTGTCACAATCAGCTCATGACTGAAATAGCTTTGAGGGCTAATCGTAAACTGAAGGACTACTCCAACAAAAGCGAACTGCCAATAGGTTTTTATATCGACGAAAGTTCATTCGTCAAAAAAGGTATGCACTCTGTTGGCGTATCACGTCAATGGCTCGGGTGTCGGGGTAAAGTAGACAATGGACAAGTTGCGGTTTTTTCATCCTTGGGGTGCGGAGCATATAACAGTTTGATTGACTGCCGGTTATTCCTCCCTGAGTGCTGGACCGAAGATAAAGAACGCTGTAATCGTGCTGGGATTCCCGAAGATGAACAAGAATTCAAAACGAAAATTGAACTCGCAATAGAAAGCGTTATGGAAGCCCGAACGCAAGGTATTGTATATGATTTCATTGCAGTTGATGCACTTTATGGGAGTAGCTTTAAATTCATCAATAGACTCGATCAATTAGGGGAAGTTGTCATGGGGCGAATGCGTAATAGTATTCACGTTTATCTTGAGGAGCCTTTGTTTCAACTCCCTGAGCGAGAGTCTAATAAGGGACGTAAGCCCACAAAACTACGGGCACAAACTTTGAGTGTGACAGTAAAAAGTATCGCCGAATCCATTAAAGAAAATCTTTGGGAAGATATTGACATTAGAAGTACAACCAAAGGCATATTAAAGGTTCAGGCATTCCAAAAAAAAGTGTGGCTGCATGATGACGAATCGGGCGAAGTAAAACAGTGGGATTTAATAATTTGTAGAGATAATCAAACTACTTCATTGAAGGATTACACTTATACAATAAGCAACACAGCAAGCTCAAAAACGCTTCAGGAGATGATTCAAATGGATCGGCAACGCTACTGGATCGAGCGTTCATTCCAGGACAATAAAAATGAAGTGGCTATGGATGAATACCAAGTCAGGAAATATCGTGGTTTTTATCACCATATGAGCCTTTGCATGCTCGCTACCTTATTTTTAATGGAAGAGCGTATGGATTGTAAAGACACCTTGCCTCTTTTATCTTGTGCCGACATTAGAAGAGCTATGGAGTTTCTTATGCCCAAGAAAGTAACGAACTTGGAAGAATTCTGTGTTCAAATGGAGGTAAGGCATATAAAACGGCAAAAAAGTATAGATCATGCCAGTCGGGATGCTATTCCACATTAA
- a CDS encoding cell division protein ZapB → MRYLLLLLTALSAHAIIDETELNTSWKLLYFDDFEDGTFGNYSDGGTDCGLVTNASYVYSGTRSLKIQDNTASSFTQFTSNMNLADKHYHKLRIHFKYYVRSFTGTQHFNLQYSSDGGVNWVVVKSFDLNDFTNGSFTDAEVILIDSSYTFSDLSRIRFECEGGNDDDKVYLDDISIHVSQFNTIIGNLAGQNNTTGRYNTFIGKNSGHRNTTGYYNTFLGLNSGLNNTTGYHNTFLGLSAGVSNSNGYENTFVGRGAGENNTTGFRNTFIGRSAGDRNTSADYNTFIGFSAGFSNTTGTNNTYLGSNAGRDNQTSNANVFIGYAAGERSKQNHNTYIGKQSGYLNVNGKENTFVGSQSGQNSTEGDYNVFMGVNAGYDNQGNLNTFIGRAAGRFNAEGTGNSFIGHTSGWKNTIGSQNTYLGVSAGYHNLTGSNNVFIGFNVGANETGSNKLYIDNNATATPLIYGEFDNNKLQINGELRVTNGIRTNEVNVQLQSAWPDYVFADDYQLPTIAEMANHIKEHKHLPGVPSAADIAKDGLDMAKVMSAQMEKIEELSLYIIELKKENNTLKDKLDHSIENNQKQIQSILQKLEGK, encoded by the coding sequence ATGCGCTACTTACTTCTTTTACTCACAGCACTTTCAGCTCATGCGATAATTGACGAAACTGAACTCAATACATCCTGGAAACTTCTCTACTTCGATGATTTTGAAGACGGTACTTTTGGAAATTATAGTGATGGTGGGACAGATTGTGGATTAGTTACTAATGCAAGTTATGTCTACAGCGGTACAAGAAGTTTAAAAATACAAGATAATACAGCTAGTTCCTTTACGCAGTTCACAAGTAATATGAATTTGGCAGATAAACATTATCATAAGCTGAGAATTCATTTCAAGTATTACGTACGAAGCTTCACGGGCACGCAACATTTTAACCTTCAATATTCTTCGGATGGAGGTGTAAACTGGGTCGTGGTGAAATCTTTTGACCTCAATGATTTTACCAATGGTAGTTTCACAGATGCTGAAGTGATTTTGATTGATTCGTCTTATACTTTTTCTGATTTATCAAGAATTCGCTTTGAATGTGAAGGTGGAAATGATGATGATAAGGTTTATTTGGATGATATTTCGATTCACGTATCACAGTTTAACACAATTATAGGTAATTTAGCTGGTCAAAATAATACCACTGGCAGGTACAACACTTTTATCGGTAAAAACTCTGGGCATCGTAATACGACTGGCTATTACAACACATTTCTTGGCTTGAATTCTGGTTTAAATAATACGACTGGTTACCATAATACTTTTTTAGGTTTATCAGCAGGGGTCAGCAATAGTAATGGTTATGAAAATACTTTTGTCGGGCGTGGTGCAGGTGAAAATAATACCACTGGTTTTAGAAACACCTTCATTGGTCGTTCTGCGGGTGACAGAAATACAAGTGCAGATTATAACACTTTTATCGGGTTTTCTGCGGGGTTCTCCAACACTACGGGGACTAACAATACATATTTAGGTTCGAATGCTGGTCGAGATAATCAGACGAGTAATGCTAATGTATTTATTGGTTATGCTGCAGGTGAGAGAAGTAAACAAAATCACAATACATATATAGGGAAACAGTCTGGCTACCTAAATGTCAATGGTAAAGAAAACACTTTTGTTGGTTCACAATCAGGTCAAAATAGTACCGAAGGTGATTATAATGTATTCATGGGGGTTAATGCGGGTTATGATAATCAAGGAAACTTAAATACCTTTATAGGGCGTGCAGCGGGACGTTTTAATGCTGAGGGAACTGGTAATAGTTTTATCGGCCATACTTCAGGCTGGAAAAATACGATCGGTTCTCAAAATACTTATTTAGGTGTAAGTGCAGGGTACCATAATTTAACTGGTTCAAATAATGTTTTTATCGGTTTTAATGTTGGAGCCAACGAAACCGGTTCTAACAAACTCTATATCGACAATAATGCGACAGCAACCCCCCTCATCTACGGTGAGTTTGATAATAATAAGCTCCAAATCAATGGTGAGCTCCGCGTTACCAATGGCATTCGCACTAATGAAGTGAATGTCCAGCTTCAGTCGGCCTGGCCTGATTACGTTTTTGCCGATGACTATCAACTCCCCACCATTGCGGAAATGGCAAACCATATCAAAGAACACAAACACCTGCCCGGCGTGCCCTCAGCTGCGGACATCGCAAAAGACGGCCTCGATATGGCCAAAGTCATGTCAGCCCAAATGGAAAAAATTGAAGAACTCAGCCTCTACATCATCGAGCTCAAAAAAGAGAATAATACACTCAAAGATAAACTCGATCACAGCATCGAAAACAACCAAAAACAGATACAATCTATTTTACAAAAACTAGAGGGGAAATAA
- a CDS encoding transglutaminase-like domain-containing protein, which produces MLKQLFLLFILSFCLNLKATDNLDENGNPIDDYVYTGIFEELSPEDTNSEIELLVQNLEHDPLKIFNFVRQNIEFEEYTKSMRSAISVLEARHGNYYDQNILLFTLLKAAGFNADGDLQNLRYAYDSDLNKIWVEVKLNVYAYRGLSISSQEIKLEWIPLDLHIDKEKLKSKKTIFKFDVPFSDVTSFDYSEYNKSYNDIDPVELVSQHVSEYVKNNAYSFKELLAPNKKPHNKLFLYPLSLSTKLENNNQQPSINYYNSFPKHLMSYTIVETYPNGYNSDKLLQKVKIYLPTVSDKIIGLTTTYVSSDRRKTKFTVYSIQNDFQELGYVTGEYFSESSSGGYYKPVFSNEYHAPREKSFKYFRDVVYLCVNPLGNTTEKINKIEKALLAIKDQASTDDQNKKHFSVLMDALIGTKWLSKTYINTKKLYKMFGVYVDDYRPCIEMIDNDYRNIKSDFKTPYSKYNYSPPIRVDISTYRGYLRNIDGSNLSNNNTTLGSLKRHSKEVEISRL; this is translated from the coding sequence ATGTTAAAACAACTATTTCTGTTATTTATACTATCATTTTGCTTAAACTTAAAAGCAACAGATAATTTAGATGAAAATGGCAATCCTATAGATGATTACGTTTATACGGGTATTTTTGAGGAACTCAGCCCCGAGGATACAAATTCTGAAATAGAATTACTGGTTCAAAATCTTGAGCATGATCCTTTGAAAATATTCAACTTTGTACGACAAAATATTGAATTTGAGGAGTACACAAAATCCATGCGTAGCGCAATTTCTGTCCTTGAAGCTCGACATGGAAACTACTATGATCAAAATATTTTATTGTTTACTTTATTGAAAGCTGCTGGCTTTAACGCAGATGGAGATTTACAAAATTTAAGGTACGCATACGACTCTGATTTAAACAAGATTTGGGTTGAAGTCAAATTAAATGTTTACGCATATCGTGGACTTAGTATTTCCTCACAGGAAATAAAATTAGAATGGATTCCTTTGGATCTGCATATAGATAAAGAAAAGCTTAAAAGTAAAAAGACCATTTTTAAATTTGATGTCCCTTTTTCGGATGTGACTTCTTTTGATTATTCTGAGTACAACAAATCGTACAATGATATCGATCCAGTTGAATTGGTTTCTCAGCATGTAAGTGAATATGTAAAAAATAACGCTTATAGCTTTAAGGAATTATTGGCACCTAACAAAAAACCACACAATAAGCTTTTTTTATATCCTCTAAGTTTATCAACTAAGTTAGAAAATAATAACCAACAACCTTCAATAAATTACTATAATTCTTTTCCTAAGCATCTTATGTCATACACCATTGTGGAAACATACCCCAATGGTTACAATTCTGATAAACTTTTACAAAAAGTGAAAATTTATTTACCTACTGTATCTGATAAAATCATTGGTCTTACAACTACATACGTGAGTTCTGATCGAAGAAAAACAAAATTTACTGTTTATTCTATTCAAAATGACTTCCAAGAATTAGGCTATGTAACGGGAGAATATTTTTCTGAAAGTTCATCCGGTGGTTATTACAAACCTGTTTTTAGCAATGAATATCATGCACCTAGAGAAAAATCATTTAAATACTTTCGTGATGTTGTATATCTATGTGTAAATCCACTTGGGAATACCACAGAAAAAATTAATAAAATAGAAAAAGCCTTGTTAGCGATTAAAGATCAAGCATCCACAGATGATCAAAATAAAAAACATTTTTCTGTTTTGATGGATGCTTTAATTGGAACCAAATGGCTCTCAAAAACTTACATAAACACAAAAAAGCTATACAAAATGTTTGGTGTTTATGTTGACGATTATAGGCCATGTATAGAAATGATTGACAATGACTACAGAAATATTAAGTCAGATTTTAAAACTCCATATTCAAAGTATAACTACTCGCCACCAATTAGAGTGGATATTTCAACATACAGAGGTTATTTAAGAAATATTGATGGGTCTAACCTTTCAAATAATAATACTACTTTGGGGAGTTTAAAAAGGCACTCAAAAGAGGTCGAAATTTCAAGGTTGTGA
- a CDS encoding chitobiase/beta-hexosaminidase C-terminal domain-containing protein — translation MKYIFTLLLGLQVLALEINNQTINNHYHQILKEDVNITASSFSNTTHGIIGTNKAIKILPNTVLTSDSGFTLRAGNYYNVVFNTYNNNGALQGEIEQEVFEGLDAESVVVTPPEGYSLVLWSDGTQTSSNLITNVRSNLQVTAYLSANTAKIDSYPPSTEKIYNYNKTQANIFTFSGLTSAIELNSVKLLERVGDQYKESTISFQLTPNGILFDFSDPDYRTYDFLLIASNEEGENIYHLKYDLLEGLVNTVANLESGFYTSAQTLELTAAPDHTIYYSTNGYPPVPGESHTFSALGETSINISDNKLIYYYFIDPNGNREKSINSRSFRFYESKAALTSISNPTYNGNVKLTWGALAEATKYKVYRADNQLELNILKEAFSNSITAPQNLFIGSTSLTTFSDSEAAPHIDYYYAVSYLDSKGEESLITNPDLMTINYSNNASISTIAASIDRGLKWLKAKQMTNGLWSVEDKENLDFVLTSEALKTLDAYGEYDLSYYLGLNALISKDSSDNDSLSRILFTLSADSNYIKSGYYKNFLLFRKTNDSGWGLNTNFQPDTLTTLLALQSLNGLDSDQSISLNHIAIPNKYFASSQGDGLSFVAGGSNSVYLNALAYDLLKESNLVSANSLIQTIVQQSNGSYDNSLLDTCGAILYMPLNTVALNNAKNYLISKQELNGSWGDIYLTALCLQAMAK, via the coding sequence GTGAAATACATATTTACACTGTTGTTAGGTCTTCAAGTTCTAGCTCTAGAAATAAATAATCAAACCATAAATAATCATTACCACCAGATTCTTAAAGAAGATGTAAATATTACGGCATCAAGTTTTTCTAATACTACTCACGGAATAATAGGAACAAACAAAGCAATAAAAATTTTGCCCAATACTGTTCTTACATCTGATTCTGGATTCACACTCAGAGCAGGCAACTATTACAATGTTGTATTTAATACCTATAATAATAATGGCGCACTTCAGGGAGAAATTGAGCAGGAGGTTTTTGAGGGGCTGGATGCAGAGTCTGTTGTTGTAACTCCTCCAGAAGGATATTCATTGGTTTTATGGTCTGACGGGACTCAGACAAGTTCTAACCTAATTACTAATGTTCGTTCAAATTTACAGGTTACTGCCTATCTTTCAGCAAACACTGCAAAAATAGATTCATACCCACCATCGACTGAAAAAATTTATAATTATAATAAAACTCAAGCGAACATATTTACTTTTTCAGGGCTCACAAGTGCAATTGAACTTAATTCGGTAAAGCTGCTGGAGCGAGTAGGTGATCAATATAAGGAATCTACTATTAGCTTCCAATTAACACCTAACGGCATTCTATTTGATTTTAGCGATCCAGATTATCGCACGTATGACTTTTTATTGATTGCCAGCAATGAAGAAGGTGAAAATATATATCATCTTAAATACGACTTGCTTGAGGGCTTAGTTAATACTGTGGCCAATTTAGAAAGCGGATTTTATACAAGTGCACAAACATTAGAGCTTACGGCCGCACCAGATCATACTATTTATTACTCAACTAACGGTTATCCACCAGTACCTGGAGAATCACACACCTTTTCTGCCCTCGGTGAAACCTCGATTAACATTAGTGATAACAAACTAATTTATTATTATTTTATTGATCCAAATGGTAATAGAGAAAAATCTATTAACAGTCGTTCATTCCGTTTTTATGAAAGTAAAGCTGCTTTGACCAGTATTTCTAATCCCACATACAATGGCAATGTAAAACTCACTTGGGGAGCTCTAGCTGAGGCTACGAAATATAAAGTTTACAGGGCCGACAATCAGCTTGAATTAAATATCTTAAAAGAGGCTTTTAGTAATTCAATTACCGCCCCTCAAAACCTGTTTATAGGAAGTACATCATTAACGACCTTTTCAGACTCTGAAGCAGCTCCACATATAGACTACTATTATGCTGTATCATATTTAGATTCTAAAGGTGAGGAATCTTTGATTACTAACCCTGATTTGATGACCATTAATTATTCAAATAACGCCTCGATAAGCACGATTGCCGCATCAATTGATAGGGGTTTAAAGTGGTTAAAGGCCAAGCAGATGACAAATGGACTCTGGTCAGTTGAAGACAAGGAGAACTTGGACTTTGTCTTAACAAGTGAGGCATTGAAAACTTTAGATGCATATGGTGAATATGATCTGTCTTATTATCTAGGTTTAAATGCATTAATATCTAAAGACTCTTCAGATAACGACTCACTGAGTCGGATCTTATTTACTCTCTCAGCAGATTCTAATTACATAAAAAGTGGATATTATAAAAATTTCTTACTATTTAGAAAAACCAATGATTCAGGCTGGGGTTTAAACACTAACTTTCAGCCTGACACGCTCACGACATTATTGGCTCTACAGTCACTTAACGGACTAGATTCAGATCAAAGTATAAGTTTAAATCATATTGCTATTCCCAACAAGTACTTTGCTTCTAGCCAAGGCGACGGGCTGTCATTTGTTGCAGGTGGTTCTAATTCAGTATACTTAAATGCTTTAGCTTATGATCTTTTAAAAGAGTCGAATTTGGTTTCTGCCAATAGCTTAATTCAAACTATTGTACAACAATCAAATGGTTCTTATGATAACAGTTTATTAGATACCTGTGGAGCAATTTTATATATGCCATTGAACACAGTAGCATTAAATAATGCAAAAAATTATTTAATTTCAAAACAAGAACTTAACGGAAGCTGGGGAGATATTTATCTTACAGCTCTTTGTTTACAGGCAATGGCCAAATAA